The genomic interval AGCCTAAAATATATGGCATTGTAAAACCTGTATGTGAAATATCCTTAAATTCAAGGATAAATGCTCCTAAAATTGCTGGAATTGAAAGCAAAAAGGAAAATTCAGCACTATCTTCGGCACATACTCCAAAAATCAATGCTGCTGTAATTGTTGCACCGCTTCTTGAAATTCCAGGCATAATAGCTATCCCCTGGGCAATTCCTATTAAAATAGGAAGCCACAGGCCATAGTTTAAAAGGGGATTAGAGTTTCCCTTCTGCTGAATTTTCCAGGCCACAAAAAGAAAAATTGCAGTAATAAAAAAACATAATCCAACAATGTGAAGGTTTGAGTGGAAAGATTCAACTTTATCTTTTAAAAAAAGCCCAATTATTCCAGTCGGTATTGTCGCCAATATCCCGAATAAAAGAAACCTGTACGGCCTTTCTGCAAAGTTTGAAAACTTTTCTTCTTCTGGTTTTTTCCCAAAAAGGCTTAAAATTATGGCAATAATATCTTTTCTGTAATAGATAAGTACAGCAAACAGGGTTGCAAGGTGAATAACTACATCAAAGGCAATATCAGGTTTTTTTAAGCCAATTATTTTCCCAAAAAGTGCAAGGTGGCCTGAAGAGGATACAGGCAGAAATTCCGTAAGCCCCTGAATAAGGGCAAGAATAAAAGCCTGTACCCAGCTCATTAGAATAAGTCCTTAAAATTAAATTTTTTCTTGCTCTTTCCCTCTTCAGGGCTGTTTTCTGAATCAGGGCTTTGCCCCTGATTTACTCCCTGTCCCCCCATCATTTTTGCAAAAGGGCTTGGCTCTTCTGTGTAACCCTTAGGCAACTCAAACAGAGAATTCGAAACAGAGTCTTTCTTTAAGCTTAAAATCTCAAAGGTTGTTATTTGCTGCAATTTTCCATTTTCATCGTATTTGTAGGTAACAGTTTTTAAAGGGAAGCCTATTTTATTTACATTGAGTTTAACCTGAGCGTCAACCTCTGGGATTCCTGTGCTGAAAGTGTTGTTGAAAGAGTAAACATCAAAATCAGAAATACTAAAATCTTTTGTTGCATAAATTTCTGTTTCCTCTTTGTGTTTGTGCTCAATTTTTTTAAACAATACTTTCATTTCAACAGCATACTTTACCAGCATTTTATACTTATTTGTATTATATCCTGCAATCTTTCCACCGTTTCCCAGTTCTACAACATTTACATATATGTCTTTATATCTCATCTTTGCAAATTTCTTCATCATCTTCATTGCGCTTTCGCCTGTTTTTTGCAATTCATCAAGATTCATCTTCCAGTATGTTTTCTTTGACGGATTTAAAAAATAAGCCATTTTGCCATCACTTGAAATAACAACTGTTCCCTTTGGTGTAAAAGTGTTGCCCCCTTCAATAATCTCAACCCTGAACTTTTTGCCATTTTCGGCATAGCATTTCATAGTAACAGGTTGACTCATATCCCCATAGGGCGAGTTTGCCATCTGTTCTTTAACCTTTGGATCGGTAATTTCTGTTGTAACCTTTGATGTATAAACAACACCTGCAAGGGATACAGTTGCGTAAAGCAAAATTATTCCTAAAATTGAAAAAACTCTCTTCATTTTTTTTCCTCCTAATTAAACTCCTCTACAAGAATACACGGTTAAAGTATAAATTGTCTATAATTTTTTGTATTTCTCCATTAAATCACGGTAATATTGAGCTACATCACTTTTGCTGTGTTTTGAGTAACCCTTTACAAGTATTTCACACTTTTTAATTAACTCTTCAATTGCCAGTTTTCTATAATCTCCCTTTAAATTGGGGTTGTTAATTATCTTTTCAAGGGCGTAAACCCTAAACCTGTCCATACCAATAAATGATTTTGAAAGCTGGTCTTCGTGCCCACCTCTTTTTATTATCAGTTTTTCTTCAAGCAATCCTA from Thermotomaculum hydrothermale carries:
- a CDS encoding undecaprenyl-diphosphate phosphatase, whose product is MSWVQAFILALIQGLTEFLPVSSSGHLALFGKIIGLKKPDIAFDVVIHLATLFAVLIYYRKDIIAIILSLFGKKPEEEKFSNFAERPYRFLLFGILATIPTGIIGLFLKDKVESFHSNLHIVGLCFFITAIFLFVAWKIQQKGNSNPLLNYGLWLPILIGIAQGIAIMPGISRSGATITAALIFGVCAEDSAEFSFLLSIPAILGAFILEFKDISHTGFTMPYILGFFVALIVGVYSIKLVEIVVKKLKLHYFSFYLFVLAVISFLIG
- a CDS encoding DUF4412 domain-containing protein; its protein translation is MKRVFSILGIILLYATVSLAGVVYTSKVTTEITDPKVKEQMANSPYGDMSQPVTMKCYAENGKKFRVEIIEGGNTFTPKGTVVISSDGKMAYFLNPSKKTYWKMNLDELQKTGESAMKMMKKFAKMRYKDIYVNVVELGNGGKIAGYNTNKYKMLVKYAVEMKVLFKKIEHKHKEETEIYATKDFSISDFDVYSFNNTFSTGIPEVDAQVKLNVNKIGFPLKTVTYKYDENGKLQQITTFEILSLKKDSVSNSLFELPKGYTEEPSPFAKMMGGQGVNQGQSPDSENSPEEGKSKKKFNFKDLF